Proteins found in one Geomonas subterranea genomic segment:
- a CDS encoding MacB family efflux pump subunit, with protein sequence MSGPILEIKGVVRRFMTGDQELVVLKEVDLVIGEGEMVAIVGASGSGKSTLMNILGCLDRPSEGSYRIFGRDTAELSSDELARLRREHFGFIFQRYHLMMHLNAVQNVEIPAVYAGADKASRRARAHELLNRLGLSGRCDHGPGQLSGGQQQRVCIARALMNGGTVILADEPTGALDRKSGQELMAILHELNAMGHTVILVTHDQQVAQNARRIIEISDGEILSDSWSGSEGACPPVSPANQGFLAEGPSKGGSPSAGEGTAMEKGNGTGRTKGGSNTWGRFAEAFKMAMIAMASHRMRTLLTMLGIVIGITSVVSVVGLGQGARQKVIDDISSMGTNVIDVYPGSDFGDEKSGSIETLVPADLAVVASQVYTDSATPVTSATLLVRLGSKSANASVKGVGEQYFRVRGLELADGSFFGAADVARQAQVVVIDPNTRQKFFGERENPIGKVLMVDSLPCQVIGVTKPKEGPFGNSQNLELWLPYTAAMGKILGQTHFDSLTVRVKEGLSNQVAEQSIVKLLSLRHGTKDFYTTSSDSIMKTVSKTTATMALMISAIAVISLVVGGIGVMNIMLVSVTERTFEIGIRMAVGARKSDIMQQFLIESVLVCLIGGGIGIVLSYGVSALFAVFVTSFALKFSALSVFSAVLCSTLVGVLFGYLPARNAARLDPIQALARE encoded by the coding sequence ATGAGTGGGCCTATCCTGGAAATAAAAGGGGTGGTGCGGCGCTTCATGACCGGGGATCAGGAACTCGTGGTCCTGAAGGAGGTCGATCTGGTTATCGGCGAGGGAGAGATGGTTGCCATCGTCGGGGCCTCCGGCTCGGGGAAATCCACGCTGATGAATATCCTGGGCTGCCTGGACCGCCCCAGCGAGGGGAGCTATAGGATCTTTGGCCGCGACACTGCCGAACTCTCCAGCGACGAACTCGCCCGCCTGCGCCGAGAACACTTCGGGTTTATCTTCCAGCGCTACCACCTGATGATGCACCTAAACGCGGTGCAGAACGTGGAGATCCCGGCGGTGTATGCGGGGGCGGACAAAGCGTCGCGGCGGGCGCGGGCGCACGAGCTCCTCAACCGTCTGGGCCTTTCCGGGCGCTGCGATCACGGGCCTGGCCAGCTCTCCGGGGGGCAACAGCAGCGGGTCTGCATCGCCCGGGCTCTCATGAACGGTGGGACGGTTATCCTCGCCGACGAGCCGACCGGCGCACTGGACCGGAAGAGCGGGCAGGAACTGATGGCGATCCTGCACGAGCTGAACGCCATGGGGCACACCGTGATACTGGTCACCCATGACCAGCAGGTGGCGCAAAACGCGCGGCGCATAATCGAGATCAGCGACGGCGAGATCCTGAGCGATTCGTGGAGCGGCTCCGAGGGTGCATGTCCCCCCGTTTCGCCGGCTAACCAGGGCTTCCTGGCTGAAGGCCCTTCGAAGGGGGGCAGCCCCAGCGCTGGCGAGGGGACCGCCATGGAGAAGGGGAACGGGACGGGGAGGACAAAAGGGGGGAGCAATACCTGGGGCCGTTTCGCCGAAGCCTTCAAGATGGCCATGATCGCCATGGCCTCGCACCGGATGCGCACCCTTCTCACCATGCTCGGGATCGTCATCGGCATCACCTCTGTGGTGTCGGTGGTGGGGCTCGGCCAGGGGGCTCGCCAGAAGGTGATCGACGATATTAGTTCCATGGGGACCAACGTGATTGACGTTTATCCAGGGAGCGATTTCGGCGACGAGAAGTCGGGGAGCATAGAGACACTGGTGCCGGCGGACCTGGCCGTCGTGGCGTCGCAGGTTTACACCGACAGCGCAACCCCCGTAACGAGCGCGACCCTTCTGGTCCGCCTGGGCAGCAAGTCGGCGAACGCCTCCGTCAAAGGGGTCGGGGAGCAGTATTTCCGGGTCCGGGGCCTGGAGTTGGCCGATGGTTCCTTCTTCGGCGCCGCCGACGTCGCGCGGCAGGCACAGGTCGTCGTCATCGATCCGAACACCAGGCAGAAATTCTTTGGTGAACGGGAGAACCCCATTGGCAAGGTGCTCATGGTTGACAGCCTTCCCTGTCAGGTGATCGGGGTGACCAAGCCCAAGGAGGGACCCTTCGGCAACAGCCAGAACCTCGAACTCTGGCTTCCGTACACTGCGGCCATGGGGAAGATTCTCGGACAGACGCACTTCGACTCGCTTACGGTGAGGGTTAAGGAGGGGTTGTCTAACCAGGTCGCCGAACAGAGCATCGTGAAGCTCCTGTCGCTCAGGCACGGCACCAAGGACTTTTACACCACGAGCTCTGATTCCATCATGAAGACGGTGTCGAAAACAACGGCCACCATGGCCCTCATGATCTCTGCTATAGCCGTCATCTCACTGGTGGTGGGCGGAATCGGCGTCATGAACATCATGCTGGTGTCGGTGACCGAGCGGACCTTCGAGATTGGCATCCGGATGGCGGTGGGGGCGAGGAAGAGCGACATCATGCAGCAGTTCCTGATCGAGTCGGTGTTGGTCTGCCTGATCGGCGGCGGGATCGGGATCGTTCTCTCCTACGGTGTCTCCGCCCTCTTCGCGGTCTTCGTGACGAGCTTCGCCTTGAAGTTTTCCGCCCTGTCCGTCTTCTCCGCCGTCCTCTGTTCGACGCTGGTGGGGGTACTTTTCGGGTACCTCCCTGCGCGCAATGCCGCCCGCCTGGACCCGATCCAGGCGCTGGCGAGGGAGTAA
- a CDS encoding efflux RND transporter periplasmic adaptor subunit, with translation MNRKLIAMTVISITALAAFAGLGARYLSAKEEPAYITATAGKSDIEEKVLASGILTAQKTVEVGAQVSGQLKKLHVAAGDVVRKGQLLAEIDPVLQANALKDAQATLANVRAQRNAKDALLRQYTLAYRRQKELAALDATSRADLESAQAQVETTRAELAALDAQISKSTIAVDTAGANLGYTRIVAPMDGVVLSIITEEGQTVVSTQAATTILTLADLDTMTVKAKISEADVMRIKPGLPVYFSLLGDAEKRYTGRLRAIEPAAVSTGTTSSASTGNSGSSTAIYYYGLFEVPNLDHRLRNSMTAQVSVVIASVKNALCIPLASVENRGGNGGGTVKVLREGRPETRKLRLGLSDNVAVQVLEGVKEGERVVIGDSSTVPKAQGGVMSPPPRR, from the coding sequence ATGAACCGAAAGCTCATCGCAATGACAGTAATTTCCATCACGGCACTCGCCGCATTTGCGGGCCTTGGAGCCCGTTATTTGTCCGCCAAGGAGGAGCCGGCGTACATTACCGCCACCGCAGGAAAAAGCGACATCGAGGAGAAGGTCCTCGCAAGCGGTATCCTCACCGCGCAAAAGACGGTCGAGGTGGGAGCCCAGGTCTCGGGGCAGTTGAAGAAGTTGCACGTGGCGGCGGGAGACGTGGTGCGCAAGGGGCAACTCTTGGCGGAGATCGATCCCGTGCTGCAGGCAAACGCACTTAAGGACGCGCAAGCGACCCTGGCCAACGTCCGGGCGCAGAGAAACGCCAAGGATGCCCTGCTCAGGCAGTACACCCTAGCTTACCGGCGCCAGAAGGAACTGGCGGCGCTCGATGCCACCTCCCGCGCCGACCTCGAGAGCGCGCAGGCGCAGGTGGAGACCACCCGTGCCGAACTCGCCGCTCTGGACGCGCAGATCAGCAAGTCGACCATCGCCGTCGACACGGCGGGCGCCAACCTGGGTTACACCAGGATCGTGGCGCCCATGGACGGCGTCGTCCTCTCCATCATCACGGAGGAGGGACAGACCGTGGTGTCGACCCAGGCTGCGACCACCATCCTCACCCTGGCGGACCTGGACACCATGACCGTGAAGGCTAAGATCTCCGAGGCCGACGTGATGCGGATAAAACCGGGCCTTCCGGTCTACTTCTCGCTCCTGGGCGACGCGGAGAAACGCTACACCGGTCGGCTGCGCGCGATCGAGCCCGCAGCCGTCAGCACGGGCACCACCTCCTCCGCCAGTACGGGGAACTCGGGCAGCAGTACGGCCATCTACTACTATGGCCTGTTCGAGGTGCCCAACCTTGATCACCGGCTGCGCAACTCGATGACGGCGCAGGTGTCCGTGGTGATCGCCAGCGTGAAGAACGCGCTCTGCATTCCCCTCGCCTCGGTGGAGAACCGCGGCGGGAACGGGGGAGGGACGGTCAAGGTGCTGCGCGAGGGACGACCTGAGACGCGGAAGCTGCGCCTGGGCCTGAGCGACAATGTCGCGGTGCAGGTGCTCGAAGGGGTGAAGGAGGGGGAGCGGGTAGTCATCGGAGACAGCTCGACGGTGCCGAAGGCGCAGGGGGGGGTGATGTCCCCGCCGCCGAGGCGCTGA
- a CDS encoding response regulator: MKYRTALVVDDDVQYLRLLAAIFAGQGLTILTADNGNDALRILSEHSCELMITDLQMPEMDGFELSRLARMLAPDLDVVLCTGVASPRVVRQAAGLGISQVVAKPCRVQDILALLRGENVPQPGSTQAVSVQMPGGLHRTNSNRT; encoded by the coding sequence ATGAAATATCGAACCGCACTCGTGGTGGACGACGATGTTCAATATCTACGGCTATTGGCCGCAATCTTTGCCGGCCAAGGCCTCACCATTTTAACGGCTGATAACGGCAACGATGCACTCCGCATCCTCAGCGAGCACTCGTGCGAACTTATGATAACTGACCTGCAGATGCCGGAAATGGACGGCTTCGAGCTGAGCCGGTTGGCAAGGATGCTTGCCCCGGATCTGGATGTGGTGCTTTGCACCGGCGTGGCCTCTCCCCGCGTGGTACGACAGGCTGCCGGCCTCGGGATCTCGCAGGTGGTGGCTAAACCTTGCCGGGTACAGGACATCCTTGCACTGCTTCGGGGAGAGAATGTGCCCCAACCGGGCAGCACCCAAGCCGTTTCCGTTCAGATGCCGGGAGGCCTGCACCGGACCAACAGCAACAGGACGTGA
- a CDS encoding Spy/CpxP family protein refolding chaperone, which produces MKSTVLVVSAITVLFAAVSGHAVPGPALPSPRGEERGAGPSHGELARMLELTETQQQQVAAILSEERAQEDLRRQKEKALRRELREVGEAASFDEQAARKLSRALADLDADRMVGHLKTRHRIDLLLTANQRAKAKRFRPEKGQLRPPCLGPEEGGAAPAAPEGW; this is translated from the coding sequence ATGAAAAGCACGGTATTGGTGGTGTCGGCGATAACGGTTCTCTTTGCTGCGGTATCAGGGCACGCGGTGCCCGGCCCGGCGTTGCCATCTCCCCGGGGGGAAGAGCGCGGAGCAGGCCCTTCCCACGGCGAGTTGGCCCGGATGCTGGAACTGACAGAAACACAGCAACAGCAGGTGGCGGCGATCCTGAGCGAGGAGCGGGCGCAGGAGGATTTGCGGCGACAGAAGGAGAAGGCGCTGCGCAGGGAGCTAAGAGAGGTCGGGGAGGCGGCGTCCTTCGATGAGCAGGCTGCCAGGAAGCTTTCCAGGGCGTTGGCGGACCTGGATGCGGATCGGATGGTAGGCCATCTGAAGACGCGGCACCGCATAGATCTTCTTCTGACTGCGAACCAGCGGGCAAAGGCTAAAAGATTCCGTCCCGAAAAGGGGCAACTGCGCCCCCCCTGCCTGGGGCCCGAAGAAGGCGGAGCGGCTCCGGCTGCGCCGGAAGGATGGTGA
- a CDS encoding response regulator has protein sequence MKKSILVVDDDTGLCELLASYLGSEGYAVDAVHDGAHGAERAVTGGYAFIVLDVMLPGLNGFDVLRRIRQSSQVPVLMLTARGDDIDRIVGLEMGADDYLPKPFNPRELVARLRAIQRRSEATQLGVEQRGDLLEVGDLKLDIGTRSVTIDSTAVEVTSLEFSVLEVLVRHAGTVVSRDELTRQALGRDFTSFDRSVDVHMSSLRRKLGPSPGGDERIKSVRGVGYLYARSGQR, from the coding sequence ATGAAAAAATCGATTCTGGTGGTGGATGACGATACTGGACTGTGCGAACTGCTGGCAAGCTACCTCGGGAGCGAAGGGTACGCGGTGGATGCTGTGCACGACGGAGCCCATGGGGCTGAGCGGGCCGTGACAGGCGGCTACGCGTTCATCGTCCTTGATGTCATGCTGCCGGGACTCAACGGCTTCGACGTCCTGCGCCGGATCCGGCAGAGTTCGCAGGTGCCGGTTCTCATGCTGACTGCCCGTGGCGACGACATCGATCGCATCGTCGGCCTGGAGATGGGGGCAGACGACTACCTCCCAAAGCCGTTCAACCCGCGCGAGCTTGTGGCGCGACTACGGGCGATCCAGCGCCGCAGCGAAGCGACCCAGCTTGGTGTGGAGCAACGGGGCGACCTGCTGGAGGTAGGCGATCTAAAACTCGATATAGGGACGCGCAGCGTGACCATCGATTCAACCGCTGTCGAGGTCACATCCCTCGAATTCTCCGTGCTGGAGGTGCTCGTCCGCCACGCGGGTACGGTGGTGAGCCGCGATGAACTGACACGCCAGGCGTTAGGACGGGATTTCACCAGCTTCGACCGGAGCGTCGACGTGCACATGAGCAGCCTGAGAAGGAAGCTCGGTCCCTCGCCCGGCGGTGACGAGCGGATCAAGTCGGTGCGGGGGGTGGGGTACCTGTATGCGCGTTCCGGGCAGAGGTGA
- a CDS encoding ATP-binding protein: MRGIFWKIFMWFWLATVLSGFVFFLIAINLRLTPMRDGHRRYFDNERHRNQSQAVEIYGRTAAAITEREGSPALVDASRPTGAQGIYLFSANGTPLSKGVPQPVHSAVLAAVGTAPQRKLPPEAVVVRVLGPNGTPYFAAASFPAPPPPPDFPPFPLPPHFWLQLAVTLVVSGFVCYVLSWRLTAPVRRLREATQGLAAGKLGSRVAVPTGDTGNELSDLGRDFNTMAARIEQLVKAHQQLVRDVSHELRSPLARLNVALELARKESTGSAAPALNRIEYEGERLNQLIGELLTLSRLDEEGTGMGTAVDLAELVGEVVRDAEFEACAANRHVRASAVQGLQVSGNRELLRRALENVVRNAVCYTREGSCVEVILEGHGEREAVIRVRDSGPGVPDAELADIFRAFYRVGEARDRQSGGTGIGLAIAEKTVALYGGSISARNLTAGGLEVEIRLPV, from the coding sequence ATGCGTGGCATATTCTGGAAGATATTCATGTGGTTCTGGCTGGCGACCGTCCTGTCGGGGTTCGTCTTCTTCCTCATCGCGATAAACCTCAGGCTCACCCCGATGCGGGACGGGCACAGGCGCTACTTCGACAACGAACGGCATCGCAACCAGAGCCAGGCTGTCGAAATCTACGGACGCACGGCGGCTGCCATCACAGAACGAGAAGGAAGTCCTGCCTTAGTCGACGCGAGCCGCCCCACTGGCGCACAAGGGATCTATCTTTTTTCAGCCAATGGCACTCCCCTCTCCAAGGGTGTTCCCCAGCCGGTGCATAGCGCCGTGCTTGCGGCCGTAGGAACAGCACCGCAACGGAAGCTGCCCCCGGAGGCGGTAGTAGTACGGGTGCTGGGGCCAAACGGCACCCCCTACTTCGCAGCAGCCAGTTTCCCGGCACCGCCGCCTCCGCCTGATTTCCCGCCCTTCCCGCTTCCGCCGCATTTCTGGCTGCAGCTTGCCGTGACCCTGGTGGTGAGTGGCTTTGTATGCTACGTCCTGTCCTGGCGGCTGACCGCCCCGGTAAGAAGGCTGAGGGAGGCGACGCAGGGCCTCGCCGCCGGGAAACTCGGCAGCCGGGTTGCGGTCCCAACCGGGGACACAGGAAACGAACTGAGCGACCTCGGGCGTGACTTTAATACCATGGCGGCCCGCATCGAGCAGTTGGTTAAGGCGCACCAGCAGCTCGTGCGCGACGTGTCCCACGAGTTGCGCTCACCTTTGGCGCGGCTGAACGTAGCGTTGGAGCTTGCCCGCAAAGAGTCCACCGGTTCCGCGGCTCCCGCTCTGAACCGGATCGAGTACGAGGGGGAGCGGCTGAACCAGCTGATCGGGGAGCTGCTCACCTTGAGCAGGCTTGATGAAGAGGGCACCGGCATGGGGACGGCAGTTGACCTGGCCGAACTCGTGGGAGAAGTTGTGCGGGACGCGGAGTTCGAGGCGTGCGCGGCGAACCGTCACGTGCGCGCGAGCGCGGTGCAGGGACTGCAGGTTTCAGGGAACCGTGAGTTGCTGAGACGGGCACTGGAAAACGTGGTGAGAAACGCGGTCTGCTACACGCGGGAAGGAAGCTGCGTGGAGGTCATCCTTGAAGGGCACGGGGAGCGGGAGGCCGTTATTCGGGTGCGCGATTCCGGGCCGGGGGTGCCGGACGCCGAACTCGCCGACATCTTCCGCGCCTTCTACCGGGTAGGGGAAGCGAGGGACCGCCAGTCCGGGGGGACCGGCATCGGGCTCGCCATCGCCGAGAAGACAGTTGCCCTGTACGGCGGGTCAATCAGCGCTAGGAACCTCACTGCAGGAGGCCTTGAAGTGGAAATCCGCCTCCCAGTATAG
- a CDS encoding PaaI family thioesterase: MYNYEAEMNSGQQFQLPGWISCAPFEEYLGMQIEESGDGRAVLSMPFKVKLAQGVGLMHGGAITSLADTAVAMAIKSILPEGSDFVTVDLHLKFFAAVHEGTVRAVARAIPQDERKIVGEAEIFNGETKVAEFNAFFIVKRRGTT; encoded by the coding sequence GTGTACAACTATGAAGCGGAAATGAATAGCGGCCAGCAGTTCCAGCTACCAGGCTGGATCTCCTGCGCCCCTTTCGAGGAGTACCTCGGCATGCAGATAGAGGAGTCCGGCGACGGACGAGCGGTGCTGAGCATGCCGTTCAAGGTGAAACTGGCCCAGGGGGTGGGACTGATGCACGGGGGGGCAATCACGTCGCTGGCGGACACCGCGGTGGCGATGGCGATAAAGAGCATCCTGCCGGAGGGCTCCGACTTTGTCACGGTGGACCTGCACTTGAAGTTCTTCGCGGCGGTGCACGAGGGTACGGTGCGTGCGGTGGCACGCGCCATCCCTCAGGACGAACGCAAGATCGTCGGGGAGGCGGAGATTTTCAACGGTGAGACCAAGGTGGCGGAGTTCAATGCGTTCTTTATCGTGAAGAGGAGGGGGACGACGTAA